From one Lotus japonicus ecotype B-129 chromosome 3, LjGifu_v1.2 genomic stretch:
- the LOC130746902 gene encoding uncharacterized protein LOC130746902 encodes MASGSSGRGNSASKGFDFASDDILCSYDDFPNRDSNSNGNHADPANSTKDFHKSRLSRTSVFPATSYNPPEDSLSQDVIATVEKSMKKYTDNLMRFLEGISSRLSQLELYCYNLDKSIGEMKSELNRDHGEQDSKLKSLEKHLQEVHRSVQILRDKQELAETQKELAKLQLAQKESSSSSHSQSNEDKSPSTTDSKKADNASDASNQQLALALPNQIAPQPQPAAAQPQAPAPNVTQAPQQPAYYIPSTPLPGNTQTVAQLPQNQYLPPDQQYRTPQMQDMSRVAPQPAPSQVSPPPPVQQYPQYQQPQQQQQQQQQQQQWPQQLPQQVQPTQPPSMQSPQIRPPSSPVYPPYQPSQATNPSNPETMPNSMPMQMPYSGVPPPGSSRADSAPYGYGGGGRPVPQQPPPQQIKSSFPAQPGDMYGNSGNHPSLSPPGNAYMMYDGEGGRAHHPSQPPHFAQSGYPPTSASLQNPAGHNIMVRNPNPTQFVRNHPYSDLIEKLVSMGFRGEHVVSVIQRMEESGQPIDFNSVLDRLNVHGSVGPQRGWSG; translated from the exons ATGGCGTCTGGATCCTCTGGTCGCGGTAACTCAGCCTCCAAAGGCTTCGATTTCGCTTCCGATGATATTCTTTGCTCCTACGATGACTTCCCCAACAGGGATTCCAATTCCAATGGCAATCACGCCGATCCCGCCAATTCAACTAAG GATTTTCACAAATCAAGGTTGTCTAGGACATCTGTGTTTCCTGCTACTTCCTATAATCCACCTGAAGATTCTTTAAGCCAAGATGTGATTGCAACTGTAGAGAAGAGTATGAAAAAATATACGGACAACCTCATGCGGTTTCTGGAGGGGATTAGTTCGAGGCTTTCACAGTTGGAATTATATTGCTACAATCTTGACAAATCTATTGGagaaatgaaatctgaattgaATCGTGACCACGGGGAGCAAGATTCAAAGCTGAAATCTCTTGAAAAGCACCTTCAAGAA GTTCACAGGTCTGTACAAATTTTAAGAGACAAGCAAGAGCTAGCTGAGACTCAGAAAGAATTAGCCAAGCTTCAACTCGCTCAGAAAGAATCATCTTCATCGAGCCATTCGCAGTCCAATGAGGACAAATCTCCTTCTACTACAGATTCTAAAAAAGCTGATAATGCATCTGATGCATCCAACCAGCAGTTAGCTCTTGCCCTGCCCAATCAAATTGCCCCTCAGCCTCAGCCTGCAGCAGCCCAGCCCCAAGCTCCTGCTCCAAATGTGACTCAGGCCCCTCAACAACCTGCCTATTACATACCATCCACCCCTTTGCCTGGCAATACTCAAACCGTGGCCCAGCTTCCCCAGAATCAGTATTTACCTCCTGATCAACAATATCGAACACCCCAAATGCAAGATATGTCCCGGGTGGCTCCACAACCTGCACCATCTCAGGTAAGCCCGCCTCCACCTGTGCAGCAATATCCTCAGTATCAGCAACCacagcaacagcagcagcagcagcaacaacaacaacaatggccCCAGCAGTTACCTCAGCAGGTGCAGCCTACACAACCACCCTCAATGCAATCACCTCAAATAAGACCCCCCTCGTCACCTGTGTATCCTCCTTACCAGCCAAGTCAAGCAACAAATCCATCAAACCCAGAAACAATGCCAAACAGCATGCCGATGCAGATGCCATATTCAGGGGTTCCACCACCAGGGTCCAGCCGCGCTGATTCTGCGCCATATGGATATGGAGGAGGTGGTAGACCAGTTCCACAGCAACCTCCACCACAGCAAATCAAGAGTTCTTTCCCTGCACAACCAGGTGACATGTATGGAAATAGTGGGAACCACCCTTCACTCTCTCCTCCTGGCAATGCATACATGATGTATGATGGTGAGGGAGGAAGAGCACATCACCCATCCCAACCTCCTCATTTTGCCCAATCTGGATATCCACCAACAAGTGCTTCTCTTCAGAACCCTGCAGGTCATAATATCATGGTTCGAAATCCTAACCCGACACAATTTGTTCGCAACCATCCTTACAGTGACTTGATTGAGAAGTTGGTGAGCATGGGATTCAGGGGTGAACATGTGGTAAGCGTGATCCAGAGGATGGAGGAGAGTGGACAGCCTATAGATTTCAACTCTGTTCTTGACAGGTTAAATGTGCATGGCTCTGTGGGTCCTCAGAGAGGATGGTCTGGGTGA